The Epinephelus lanceolatus isolate andai-2023 chromosome 16, ASM4190304v1, whole genome shotgun sequence nucleotide sequence atttacataacaaaatatgtGTTCAAATGCGTCCCAGACGTCCTCGGCAAGTGGCTTGAGTGATTAGATAACATTTAAACTTCTATTCAGTGCTTTACACTTGTGATCTGATCGCCCAAGGTGTATTTTAAAGCATGTTTCAAAAGGGTCAATGATTTTGATAGTTTTGTGTGAATCTGTACGTGATGATTACATCTTTAAAAATTATACTGTTGGCATactttttttgtaaaagttTTAGACAACCTGTTTTCTACATTGCCACTAGGGTGTGCTAGagatattcattttaaaaattctACTCATAGTGGCTTTaatatttaaccctttgaaacctgagcaaactgacttggtttctttcaaaaacacagaaaggaggaaataaataatgaagaaaaatgacccaaaaaattagcaacaaattagtaaaaagataaaattaaaaacataaacatttgtttaaaaaaaaaaaaaactggaaaggggacttaaaaaatataataatgttGTAGcattatttaaatataaaataatgataattatacaTAGATTTCCCctagctttttaaaaataattttctaaatctcataattttttttttgcaatttgtggaacATTTTTTATCAAGTTGGTCACTGCCTTTTCCCCCATGTTTCTGAAAGAAATTGCATCAATTTGCTCAGGGTTTACACGTTGAAATACTTGCAAAAggggtctgaaagcagcacaagaaaaggtgatgtccctccaggtttcaaagggttaaaaagcAAATTTattcaatatatatatttttttgtctcataatgttatatattcAAAATTGGCTTTAAAGAAAGTTTTTCTATATTATTTTCCATTAAATTAgaacaaaaatgataaaaactgaGGTCAATATTCTGCAAAACTAAAAATACATAACAGTGTCAGTAACACAAGTTTTTATAGCGAGCGTGATATTTGATTATTGAAATATAGTCTCAACGCCTCCGTGCCtgactctgtttctgtctgtgtcttgtcttgtcttgtctcagATAGAGCGTGTGGCTGCTGGCATCTGCAGGCTGAAGCTGGGAGACTTTGGTCTCGCCATGATTGTGACTGAACCAGTCTACACGATATGTGGCACACCCACATATGTAGCTCCAGAGATTCTCTGCGAGACAGGTGTGCTGTTTGCTGCAGAAATCACTACTTTaccaaaaataatgtaaaactcTAACACTTCTGTTCTTGTTAATTTCTGATATAATTTTGAGTGgtattttcaaaattaaaggagtatgtgtaagatttagagggactcagtgccatctagtggtgaggattaccgattgcaaccagctgaaacttctcctggttagaattccttcagtgttgttCAGGAGCTTTTTAcaaggagccaaattatccacatgGGTCTATTTTCAAATGTGaaaggccctatctagagccagtatttggtttgcCCATACTGGGCTACTCTAGAAACACATGGCGGTATCCATAGACAAGGATCttctccttatgtagatataaatgtctcattctaaggtaacaaaaacacaacaattcttattttcaggtgattataaagaaaacacacttgctatattatattatattcctgCTGATACAAccccctaaattctacacactggacctttaattgcGGTTTGACCCAACAGGTTATGGAGTTGCAGTGGACATATGGGCTCTGGGTGTTATTCTCTACATCCTGCTGTGTGGATTTCCACCATTTCGCAGTCGGGATCGGGACCAGGAAGAGCTGTTCCAGCTAATAAAACAGGGACAAATCCACTTCCTGTCCCCCTACTGGGACCCCATCTCAGAAGGTGAAAAGTACAGAATAATAAAGTGTGCAATCACAAGCAACTAAATATACACTCTGTTTATTAttaatatgtatgtgtgtgtttgtgtgcagaagCCAGAGGCCTTGTCAGAGCTCTGCTTCAGTCAGACCCCACAGCGAGGCTGACGGCAGAGCAGACCTTGCTGCATCCCTGGGTGAAGGCTATGGCTTCAGTTTGCAGGCAGAGGGCACTCTCAGACAAAACTCAGAGAGAGACAACAGATACTGGAGCAGGACCAGACAAGTTGAGACCAGCCCAGAGGCTCGCTCAGATCAATGCAGCAGAAACAGTGATGAACAAAACACCAGGACACACCAGCAGCGAGGGAGAAAAAGAGTTCAGTAAACCTGATGAGAGACAAAGTGAGATGAACACAGTTAGAGGACAAGATGCGGACAAACCAACACAAGTGCACACACCTTCAGAGGCCACACCTGGTCAGCAGAGACCAGAGTGCACCCCTACAGTTTCTGCCTCAGCCAGCAGACCAGAAATACAGGATCCAGGTCCCCTAAACTGTGATGCTGGCGGCCCAATGAGCCAGAGAGTTGAACTCAATGAACTCAGTGCCCCCCCTGCTCAAACAGAACTTCCATCCCAGATTACGACACAATCGAACCAGAACGGCCAACAGCAGTCACCTCCATCTTCACCACCTAATACAGCACAAACCAGAGCGGGTCATCAGAACATCACCTCCACCCTGCCCAACCCCACCACAACCACTGTCCAAAACCACCCAGCCGAACACTATGACGAGCCGAACTGTCACACTACCACCACCCACCTACCCACGCAGTCTTGACCTCAATGTCAATCTCCCGTTTAACCGTGTGATTAGATCAGGGTCATCACTTTCATTGTTCCGGACAATACCGCAGATTTCCTGCCAGCTGAACCCTTGAACAACCTGCAGATGATGTGATTTACTCTCCTGGGATTGAATAGGGTCTGATTGATGAGGCAAAATAAATCTCATAAATGTGTGTAATCCATGTATCCTGCAATCACAAACTGATGACGAAACGTTGTGTAATGACCAAGGTAtgacaggaagtggagacaCAATGTGAGCACTGTGTTGAAATGAATGGAGTCGATCATGTAggatttaatttaaatgtaaacatacagtatttacagtttgtcagtgtttctaatGTTGTGTATTCATGAAAATACTTTTAAGTACATttctgaagtttttttttttcttctgcaaGCCATGTTTGACTCAATGTGGTATGTTATCGTGTCCGCCATTACGAGTGGTATCTATTTTTGATTGCTTGTGGGGCGACACTGACGGACTTCCCCTTTAAGTCAATTCTTAGAAGTCTGTGCAAGGCTTGTTTATCCAGCAACATTTGTTTACTACATGTTCAtgaactaaaaatacctgtacCAAGAACTTTTCCTTTAAGTCCCCGTAAAGTTTGCCATATTTACTAAACTCTTGAATGCCACCTCTCTGacagtgtgtttattgtgtataTTTTGGCAACAAACTACTGCTTATTTGAATTAATAATCCTGGCACTGTTATCTTGTGACGGCAAACAGATAGCAAATTAATGTGTGGTAAAATTCAGTGGAGAATAATGGCCATTCAGGCCAGTGTGAGACCACATACAGCTACTGGCTGAGCTGTGTGTGCATAGCTGAGGGTGGTATGTCTCACTGCCATTCCACACAGACCAAATAAGGCATATCTGTCTGTCCAATGGGAGTGGTTAGCCCTGTCCCTGCCGATTGCAGACAGCTGACACTTTGACATCCTGCCCCACCTAtgccaagcacacacacatacacacacagccccCCATCCAGTAGGGCAACACAAATGCACCCCTCCCAGCCCTTGAGGCAGCTAATCCACATATCTGGGGCACTGATGGGATGAATAAACTTATAGATGACCTAGTATCAGTGGCCAAGGTTAGCTGAGGCTTTCTTCGATCACCCTGTTTTTCTGGCTGAATTATTTATGCACAAACACTGGGCCCCTCACGACCAGTTGAACCACGTTGATAGAAAACAGCCACATGGCAgcaaaaacaatgtgtttttgttaaaagTTTTTCATGTCACAGATTATTTAAGGTGTTATAACAACTTGTAGACGTGGTTTATAAACATTGCATGTGTATAAAGGATGCGTGCCTCTATCGGAGTGGCCTAAATTTGTCGCATATCAGTTTTTGGTCACCTTTCAAGTCCTGCCATACACTGACCCGCAGGTGCTCACCACGCATGCGCCGTGTAAAACTCTTTAAATACCCCAAGTCATCTGCCACAATAAAACATTCCGCTGTCAGCCAACACACGGCTGTAGTGAAGTAGTCTCAGGCACACAGAGGCCGTTACAGATACACGCAAAAAATACTTACTTTTAAATACTTCTATTATTAGAAACGATTGAGAGCCTGCCTGACTAATAACGAGTGTGACCCGGAGTCGTAAAGGCTGTGCAGGGTGAAGTCGGGGGAGAcggacaggaaaaaaacaaagatggctgTGTAACCAGAGAGACGAGTCCCAACAGAACTCTCTCTAACGGCAGCTTTAATCACCGACAGGTCCCGTGGGTCCCGTGGACAGTCAGCCGGTACCGGAGCAGGGACGTTAGATGAGCAGCCGAGCTGGGCCGCCGGTGTACATCGTTGTAATCTGCTGTCATTGCGAATAACGGCGTCGAGAGTACAACAACAGCTGAGAGCCGCCTGAGTTGTTTTTGTTCTGCCTGGGCAAAGCGAGAggactgctgtgtttttgtcaacgtAGCTAGCCGCATAGTCTGCTAGCCTCACTGTAAGTCAACAAAACTAGTCAACGTTTAATTGAGTCATAATTACATTTTGCACATGCTCTCGTTATTACACAATCATTGGCTTGTTAAATTCCAAGTTCGTAAGTGGAGGGTGgcattatttttaataataagttAGCCTGCATTCCTTTCTGACAGCCTGCTGCCGTAGCGTTagcctagctaacgttagctagctgtcAGCTGACCGTTAGCTTGACAGGTTGTAAGCTAGCCCTGAGCTAACCTGCTTATATTTCGGGCTCAGCCTGGTCGCGGCAGGTACATCTCAGAAATCTCTAGACAGTCATCGCTATGTCTTCACTGGAAGAGAGAGACGTGGGCGTTGTGGCCGCCCCTGGCTCCTCCTCGGCCGGCATGGGGGTCGGGGCCGTGGGGGCAGCGGTGGAGGCTGTCGCTGGGGTCGCAGCCATGCAGGAGGAGGTCGGGATACGGCGAGAAGGGCCCGAGCCAGACGCAGACGAGCCACCCAAGAAGAGGGTGAGATTGCCCGAGGGAGAGTCAGGAAAGCTGGAGGAGAGACTGTACTCAGTGCTGTGCTGCACCGTGTGCCTAGACTTGCCCAAGGCGTCTGTATACCAGGTAAACGTGGTGTCAATCACAACACTTCCCCTCATAACCCTAAACCTACTGTCAAACAACAGTAAACAAGCTGCACCTCACACTAGAAACTCCCCATGTGTCCCAACCTCCGAGCTCACAGACGACCTGTTGAATGTGTTGGCCAGCTCCATTTATTATTAGTGATGTTAGACTGAACACAGGCCCCAAGCTGAGCCATGAGGCTGAGAGACCAGACACACCCAGGCCGAGTGGCCAGCTGTACTGTGAATTATCCTCAAACAACCCTCAGCAAAAACCACATTCCCAAACCCCACATCCAACATCCAGATCTCAACCAAAACCTAAAATTTAATTAATAATCTCCTGCCCTTCCCTTTGATCCACCCCAGCATTCACCTTAGTGACCTCAAACTGCTCTCTTCAATGTCAAGTGAACACATTTGTAATTAATAATTGTTCAGGTGGTCTTAAACATTTACATGCCCTTCTGCACCATGCAGCCCACATGTTCTCGGCAgtcatttaacatttattaacAATACTGTGTAAACACATGCTCTTTCCATACACAATCTTCTGCCCTTAACATACATGCATATCAATTAAAAAGCACAACAAGTAAAATATTAGGCCTGTTAATCCATATGCCCACCAAACCTTGTCAATATTTACATAGAAAAGTATGCAACCCCTGATCTCTCTCTATAAAAGTATTTCTTAAGTTGTACTCTGGCTTTTATATATTTCCATTTCTGTCACTATTGTAATGTGAAGCTGAAGCTAAGCCATTATTTTAACTTATATTGAATTAAAATAGACAAAGGAAATACACCTAGCCTTAGCCAAACATGTCTAATGACATTTCCCCCAAATTGTGTTGATTTTAATATAAAGTAGAATCCTAAAATAGTCtctaaatttttttttcaagcattCCCAAGTAAAAACCACAACTGTAACAAATTATAATCACATTTTTGTCATAACATTCAACAAGAAAAGTTTACTTTCAATTTTCCAGCTTGCACTAACGCaagtattttttgttgtttttgtcactgtaaTGATTTTCTCCACTTTCCTCATACATTTTGTGTGACTGTCACCTCACCTTTTTCCCCACCACAGTGTACCAATGGACACCTGATGTGTGCAGGCTGTTTCATCCACCTCCTGGCTGACTCTCGTCTCAAGGAGGAGCAGGCCACATGTCCTAACTGCAGGTACGCCCAGTTAGCTGTAGACAGGAGCACTTCCTGAATCTTGCACATAGAAATACAAACTAGCTCTTTAGTCCAATCAGAAGAAGTCATTTACTTTAGTTGATGATTATTAGTCTGAGCATCACTGTGGATATCGATACATCTAAATATGATAATTGTTTATACACACATTTGAGTGCTCCCACACTGCTGTGTCAAAACAGTTTTGCAGCCTAATAATTTAGATAGAATACTTTTTGTCTAGTTAAATAAATGATCTAGAAAATTGGATTTGTCTCTGTCAGTTCTGAGTCAGGTATGTATGTAAATAGCAATTAGAGCATcgaaaaaacataaatacaattGAGCTAAGGCAAGCAGAGAATGATGTCAAacagcaggaaaaacagtgatgcagTGATGACGGTAAGATGCCCCCAAAAGCCACACTGGGCTCTttaagtcagtggttcccaactggtccagccacagggtccagatttcttcttctagttcaaggtcttcttctagttcaaggtccaaacagtttaatatattcagcatcatacttgtgtttggccatgtcgttgagctagtttgctgtctctgttaagtagccgtccattagaggccgtttacacgttgccggctattttcataaacggacatttcagcgtctccgttttcaaaaagatcttcgtttacacttacccgtgtatatatacacaagagcatgccaaacctgtaggtggcagtgtaacgagaagctcaagccttccatgtatccattgtcaccatagcaacataggtcgctttatccaatatctctggtcgcacttttgacacaggcgcaagttccggtgcatactgtgacgtcgactGCCTATAAcgccgtttatctccgtttatctcactttatctcagtttacatgcaaacgcgcaactggagttttccaaaatctccactctggccggagtttttagaaagactcgttttcagaggagaaatctccgtttgcgtgtaaagaagggcacaaacgaaggaagatgtctccgtttatcaaaatcactgtgtacgtgtaaacggcctcttagtcCCTcgctctacagcaggaaacggtaccgtatttcaaaataaactgtgttttttacaaacttaacaTGTTCACAAGTCACTTAagatccattcagaatggaccggAATCCCACTTTTGGGCCACAACCCACCATTtgggaaaatgcaaaaacaactcAACACAACTGTCCAGCAGTTGAGAAAAGCATAATGTCATGGTTGTGCATACTTCACCAACTTGTCTTAACATTCTTCACATACCACAAATGTTACGTATACACTGCTGCCCTGAGGTATGATTTGTGGTTGTCTTTGTGTAGGTGTGAGATCAGCAAGAACCTGTGCTGCAGGAACCTCGCGGTGGAGAAGGCTGTCAGTGAGCTGCCGACAGAATGCACCTTCTGCCTAAAACAGTTCCCCCGCTCCAGCTTAGAGAGACACCAGAAAGAGGAGTGCCAGGACAGGTATACACCACGTacacactcaaaacacacacatacacaaaaacatgtcCCAGTGGAGAGTTTTGGCAGCAGGGAAAGAACCCAAACTCAGATGAAACAGGAAGTTCAGTGATTTATTGTGCATAAATGTGCTTACAGGGAGGTGTTGGTAGGCAGGCAGATTCAGATTCCAAAGCACAAGGTACATGGCAACTAGGATGAAGTGTCAGAGGAACAAAGGATCTGAGCTGGTGTTTGCAGTGAGTGACtaatgagggaagtgagaacaggtgagcaggtgcaTGAGGAAGTCTGGTGAAAAAGTATGATGGCATCTGGTGGACAGGTAGGAAATTGCAAGAAATGTTTGTAGGAAGTGATAAAGTGGGTACAGAGAGGAACAGACAGCTCTTTATCATCATGATATTTAACCGTTTggagcattttgaccaaaaataaataggTTCGGAGTCTGAGTAGCAGGTTTTCCTTGATCTGACTTGCAAACTATGACAAAATCATGTCATTTTCCACAGGTTGGAAAGACAGGATGGAGAGGGTaacaatgtcagaaaaaagaCCTCGCAGTGCTTTCAGTGTTAGCTTGTTCATACTTATATTTTGGTAATAAACAAAAATCTGTAATAACAGAGCAAAAGCTTACAGGTAGAGGTTATCAGCTTGATCCACCATCTTGCTACCACTGTTTAGTTTCATTGTATGTTATGCAACCCCCTCTGTTAatgacacatccttgattacaatgaTTGCtctcaaaactggtggaaatgcAGGCTGGTTTGCTTGATAGCAGCAAGGTTCCAAGAATCCTGAACTGACGCAgctcaagaaccagagctaatgtGGTGGAAACGGGGACAGAGAGGCATAGTGTGATAGAACACAGTTTCCTAGCTAAGTAATCTCCTAAACTAGTGGTTCAACACTTGTGTGAAGTCTCAAAATGAGTTCCAGTCAGTTTCTCCAGAAATAACAGAAACTTTAATCAAGTCAGTTCAGGGTCTTTCAGTTTACAAAGTAGTTTAATAGAAACTTATCTAACACACACCTAAAACTACCAGTACAACTCACCAGTACATATCCGTgggcatgtgtgcatgtggtaACGGTATCACACGGGGTTAATTTGGGGAAGATGGGCGAGCATGTGACCTGCTACTtctgaggagaggaaaaaaacagctgatttgattACAGagtgtttgtcttttgtctgtGACGCTCATGCTGGGCCACATTTGCATGCATGAAATCCTATGGGGTTGTTGCTATAGCAACAGGTGACCCTGCTCAGGACAGCTGTGCCCGTGCTtatgttgccatgacaacggcCATGGCAGTTAGCAGGTTTTTGGTCAGGTCAGGCTGAAAAGCGTGCAGGTCTCCTGTGAGGATCTGACTGCTTCTTACATAAATGTGATGTTGCTGTTCTCAGGAATGCCACCATTATGTTTTTTAGGATAGTACACCCATCTGAAAATCGGACTCAGGATTTAATTTGCAGCAATTACAGTCAGTGATTACAGGTGTTTTAAAATACCTGACTACAGTATTGAACCACTTCCAGCTGCCTGATTATATAAGACAGAACTTTGTAGTTAACATGAGGTGAATGACGTCAGTGTGCTTTTAATTATCCTTGGTTCACCACAGAGGCTAACTGGTACCTTTCACATTATTAATACCTCACTGTTATGTTTGAGAAAGGAACAGGTATTCATTGAACAGCACCTCAGTCCAGGTTGTGACTGATATAAATCCAAGTCTTTTCTTTCCTTGAGGTTGGCTTTCAGCACAGATGTATCATTAGTACAGTGTTAATTAGCCTAGGTTCACAGCCTAGGCTAATTAACACCTCTTGATATTATTAGTACCTTCCTCTCACTGCAGGAAAGTACATGTATTCATCACAAAGCACCTCTAATTTATATAAAGCCGTGTCTCTCCTTCCTCGAGTTTGTTATTTAACTCGCACTCGTCATTATGTTGCCAGGGTGACACAGTGTAAGTACAAGAGGATTGGCTGCCCTTGGCAAGGTCCGTTCCATGAGCTGCCAGCGCATGAGAGCGAGTGCTCCCATCCCACCAAGACTGGTACAGAGCTGATGGGAATACTGGGAGAGATGGACCAGAGCCACCGCAGAGACATGCAGCTCTATAACAGCATCTTCAGCCTGCTCTGCTACGAAAAGATCGGGTTCACAGGTAAATGCAAACAGTCAATAAATGTCTGCCTGTGAAGTTTGTGAAATTATCTTTATGTAGCACATCCTTCTCTCACTTCAGATGTTATATTCCCCTCTCCTTCACTCCCACTTATTATCTGTATTCCTGTGTCAAATCTTCTCCTCCCCTCATGTTTCCATCCAGAGGTGCAGTTCAGGCCGTACCGCACCGATGACTTCATCACTCGTCTGTACTATGAAACACCACGCTTCACCGTTCTCAACCAGACATGGGTGCTGAAGGCCCGCGTTAACGACTCTGAGCGCAACCCCAACCTGTCCTGCAAGCGCACCCTCTCCTTCCAGCTCATCCTCAAAAGCAAGGTACACACActgctctgtctgtttgtgtttattttttaaagtttttagtATGCACTTGTTTTCACAAGGTGAAATAAAAGATTTAAGACTTCTTCTACAAACAAGAAAGACTTAGTTCTCTCAGACTTTGGTctcaaatttgttaaaatctgtgttagcGAGCACTTCTCCTTTACCAAGAAAATCCATCCTCCTGACAGATGTGGCATattaagatgctgattaaacagcatcattgcTACACATTTGATTTAGGCTGATCAATAAAAAGCCACTCTATAATGTGTAGTTTCATcttgaaaaattacatttaacagGCACACATAAATATTGATTTCACATGACTAGggctccctcgcttgaggcagtgaCTCTTCCCCAACTCTTCTCCGGGACGGGTGAGAGTCAcagcctcaagcgagggagttcaagtatctcggggttttgttcacgagtgagggtagaatggagcgtgagatggatcggcggtccagaacagcttctgcagtgatgcaggaggcgaagctttcgatttattGGTtaatctacgtcccaaccctcacctatggtcatgagctctgactagtgaccgaaagaatgaggtcacagatacaaatggccaaaatgagtttcctctgtggggtggctgggctcagccttagagatagggtaaggagctcggacatccggagggagttCGGAGTAGAGCCGTTGCTCCTtcgtgttgaaaggggtcagttgaggtggttcaggcatctgatcaggatgcctcctgggcacgtCCTGCTGGAGAtgtttcaggcacgtcccactggtaggaggccctggggcagacccagaacacactggagggattacatatctcatctggcctgggaacacctctgggtctcccaggaggagctggaaagtgttgcaggggagagggatgtttggggtgctttgctcagcctgctgcccctgcaaccaggccagatgaaaatggataggGCCACAGACACATGTTTTTTGGTCACACAAGATGGAGTGGAGAGAGCACTTCTCCAAAATGCTAGACGCCATCAGAGGTGAGCAGTACCCACTCAAATTAGCTACATCAACGGACTGTAGTCAGGTCCAGACACTGCTGAGGATGAAGAGCATGCAGACGAGCTTCACTGAAATGGTTTCTGATGCAGAAATACTTCAGTGAGCAAATCTCAGATGACTTTCAGGACGGAtgtggttacatgtggtctGCAGCTGCGAGGAGCGataacaaaagtgttgcatttatatttttgttcagtgtatgtgtgtgtgtcaaaactCCCTGTGAGCTCCCATCTCTTGTCAgtttctttatttaattttctcttcaGTGCTTTGGTTGTTGTGCTGTCATCATTGCGCAGCAATAAGTGGCGTCTCTTCATATTCATTAGTATGGGTAGTGTGACgttgtactgttgtgtttaggtagaaaaaaaatatcattatcATATTTGGTCCACCCCTTGTCTGCAGATGTTGTGACTAATACAGCGACATGCTTGTGTGTGCGCAGGTGAACTCAGCCCTGGAGTGCTCCTTCCTGCTGCTGAAGGGGCCTTATGACGATGTGCGGATCAAGCCGgtcatccaccaccactccttcAGCAACGACACCAACGAGACCGACTACGTCCCTCTGCCCATCTCAGATTCGGTGGAGTGCAACAAACTGCTGGCCGCCAAAAACATCAACCTGCGCCTGTTCATCTTCCAAGTCCAAAAATAAAGAgtgagggaagaggaggaggaggaggaggaggatggagaggatgagggaggagaagaagaagacgaagaagaagaagaggggtgATGGAGGGTGAGGGGCTGAGAGAGAGGAGTGATGAAGATTAAAGAGACACCACTGAACCACTGATACCTCTtaacaccgacacacacacagacacacacaaatacacacatatactcTCACAAACATTCATGCAGGgtacacacacatctacactcacacacacacacacaccactaatTACACTTACCTCCTTTTACAAGATAGTGAGACCCCTTGCTCGGGGAGCTGTGAGTTGCTATGGAGATGGGTGGGCTTTGTTATGGAATGGAGGGGTGGGGTGAAACCTGCAAAGGCACAGGCGGGGCTGTTGGGGTGAAGGAGCAGGGTCTGTGATGGTTGGTGTGTACCTGTGGAGGCTCTCTGAGGTCATGTAGTGTCTGACCTTTCACCCCTGACACCCGCAGCCAAaggtagcacacacacaccaaacaaagCAGGATTTGCTGGGTGCATTTGTTGCGTACatgcttgtgtatgtgtgagagagagaaagtgagcgGACGCTGGAGTGTGTCCCAAACTCTTGCTTTTATGTCGAGATGTCCCAAAGACACGTGATAATGTGAAAATAGAGTGATTGACTCTACTGAGCTGTTCTTTGGACACGTGAGTGGATGTAGAgggcgcgcgcgtgtgtgtgtgtgtgtgagagagtgtgtgtttgtcctttcCGTCTACAAACTCTATGCCTGAGTCTCGTCAAcagtttctgtctgttttggCAAAAGTGTGTGTAAAGCTTTCGCCAGAGCAGACGAAAGACGGCGTTCCCCCCCCCCCGCTAGTGATATCCTTTCACCTTTCAACTCGAGGAGAGACGGCCTGGCTGCATGCATATTTTAGTTCTTCAACCTCTTCCTCCAGCTGTGGTTATATTTAACCTTCAACACTAATaccatttttatttctcttaacCCCAAGTATTTAAGTACCTGTgaacttttattctttttattttgggtttTAGCGTGTgactgattttgtgtgtgtgtgtctaaaagATCATAACTGTGAGATTCATGTGAAAACCTCCCT carries:
- the zftraf1 gene encoding zinc finger TRAF-type-containing protein 1: MSSLEERDVGVVAAPGSSSAGMGVGAVGAAVEAVAGVAAMQEEVGIRREGPEPDADEPPKKRVRLPEGESGKLEERLYSVLCCTVCLDLPKASVYQCTNGHLMCAGCFIHLLADSRLKEEQATCPNCRCEISKNLCCRNLAVEKAVSELPTECTFCLKQFPRSSLERHQKEECQDRVTQCKYKRIGCPWQGPFHELPAHESECSHPTKTGTELMGILGEMDQSHRRDMQLYNSIFSLLCYEKIGFTEVQFRPYRTDDFITRLYYETPRFTVLNQTWVLKARVNDSERNPNLSCKRTLSFQLILKSKVNSALECSFLLLKGPYDDVRIKPVIHHHSFSNDTNETDYVPLPISDSVECNKLLAAKNINLRLFIFQVQK